The bacterium genome contains the following window.
CGGACCACAGGCTCAACACCAGCGACGGCCAGAGGAAGTACATTCCCCCGGCGAAGAAATCGATGCCGAAGAACGTGTAGTGCAGCAACAGCCCGTGGAGGGCGAGCATCTGGAAGATGGTCTTGTACTTCCCCAGCTCCTCGGCGGCGAGGACGATGCCCTCGCCGGTCGCCATCGCGCGCAGCCCCGTTACCGCGAGCTCGCGCCCGACGATCAGCACCACCACCCAGGCCGGCACCCGCGGCGTGCGCGGCATAGCGGTCAGCATGACCAGTGCGGCCATGACGATGAGCTTGTCGGCCAGTGGAT
Protein-coding sequences here:
- the pgsA gene encoding CDP-diacylglycerol--glycerol-3-phosphate 3-phosphatidyltransferase; amino-acid sequence: MSAPREAEGLIPLRHVPNLISILRILLVPVMVLLLLRPNRTGAMLAALTFFLACWSDFFDGYLARRYGITSRLGKLLDPLADKLIVMAALVMLTAMPRTPRVPAWVVVLIVGRELAVTGLRAMATGEGIVLAAEELGKYKTIFQMLALHGLLLHYTFFGIDFFAGGMYFLWPSLVLSLWSGIDYHVRVLRRAMQPA